From the Desulfovibrio sp. Fe33 genome, one window contains:
- a CDS encoding hydantoinase/oxoprolinase family protein codes for MLTIGVDTGGTFTDFTFFNGRETGTYKTLSTPHNPAEAVLSGLRRILAEQIPGAALGRTPMAVVHGSTVATNAILERKGVPTALVTNEGFTDVIEIGRQNRAALYDLHYRRQPHIVPAHMRFGVPGRVTAEGEILDPWDEEAAARAVEEIKASGAESVAVCLLFSFLDPTHEKRMGETLRGLGLPVSLSHEILAEFREFERTSTTVVNAYVSPIMTRYLTALKNGLKRDGGHGPGLRIMQSNGGSISADTAMRESVRTILSGPAGGAVGALSLGRAAGFDRLITFDMGGTSTDVSLMDGELPLTTASSISGYPVKVPMIDIHTVGAGGGSIASRDPGGSLAVGPESAGAAPGPICYGLGGTRVTVTDANLYLGRIVPERFLGGAMPLDAEGARLGIEKLARELNLPPAELAEGVLAVANANMERAIRVISVEKGFDPREFTLFSFGGGGGMHCAELAGLLGMTRVLIPVDPGILSATGMLMADVVKDYSRTVMRPAGDFAGDETEAAFAELERDGLNELAAEGVAPERVVHERFLDMRYKGQSFEIVVPFGLDMIEAFQAMHEQRYGYRNPDKPVEVVNVRLRSLGRSERELPKPGAMSGEGISPAARIGEQRAVFHGAELDAAVLDRTKLRPGNRFSGPAIVTEYTSTTVIPPGVEARVDPWANLILNLG; via the coding sequence ATGCTCACCATCGGCGTCGACACCGGCGGCACATTCACCGACTTCACCTTCTTCAACGGCCGGGAAACAGGCACGTACAAGACACTTTCCACGCCGCACAACCCGGCGGAGGCGGTTCTTTCCGGCCTGCGGCGCATCCTAGCGGAACAGATTCCCGGCGCGGCCCTCGGCCGGACGCCCATGGCCGTGGTGCATGGCTCCACCGTGGCCACCAACGCCATCCTCGAACGCAAAGGCGTTCCCACGGCCCTGGTGACCAATGAGGGTTTCACCGACGTCATTGAAATAGGCCGCCAGAACCGGGCCGCCCTCTATGATCTCCACTACCGGCGGCAGCCGCACATCGTGCCCGCGCACATGCGTTTCGGCGTACCGGGCAGGGTGACTGCGGAGGGAGAAATCCTGGACCCATGGGATGAAGAAGCGGCCGCTCGGGCCGTGGAAGAAATCAAGGCCTCGGGGGCCGAATCCGTGGCCGTCTGCCTCCTGTTCTCCTTTCTCGATCCAACCCACGAAAAACGCATGGGCGAGACCCTCCGGGGACTCGGCCTGCCTGTTTCTCTTTCCCATGAGATACTGGCCGAGTTCCGAGAGTTCGAGCGGACCTCGACCACCGTCGTCAACGCCTACGTGTCCCCCATCATGACCCGCTACCTGACCGCCCTGAAGAACGGCCTCAAGCGGGACGGCGGACATGGGCCGGGGCTGCGGATCATGCAGTCCAACGGCGGCTCCATCTCCGCGGACACGGCCATGCGCGAATCGGTGCGGACCATCCTGTCCGGCCCGGCAGGCGGCGCGGTGGGCGCGCTCTCCCTTGGCCGCGCCGCCGGATTCGACAGGTTGATAACCTTCGACATGGGCGGCACCAGCACCGACGTCAGTCTCATGGACGGCGAACTCCCACTGACCACGGCCTCCTCCATTTCCGGCTATCCGGTGAAGGTGCCCATGATCGATATCCACACCGTGGGCGCGGGCGGCGGCTCCATCGCCTCGCGCGATCCAGGGGGGTCACTGGCCGTGGGGCCCGAGAGCGCGGGTGCGGCCCCCGGCCCCATCTGCTACGGCCTGGGCGGGACCCGCGTCACAGTGACCGACGCCAACCTCTATTTGGGGCGCATCGTTCCAGAACGGTTCCTTGGCGGAGCCATGCCGCTTGACGCCGAAGGAGCGCGGCTCGGCATCGAGAAGCTGGCCCGGGAGCTGAACCTGCCGCCCGCCGAACTGGCCGAAGGCGTCCTGGCCGTGGCCAACGCCAACATGGAGCGGGCCATCCGGGTCATCTCCGTGGAAAAGGGATTCGATCCCCGGGAATTCACCCTCTTCTCCTTCGGAGGCGGCGGCGGTATGCATTGCGCCGAGCTGGCCGGACTGCTCGGCATGACCAGGGTTTTGATCCCGGTCGATCCCGGCATCCTCTCGGCCACGGGAATGCTCATGGCCGACGTGGTCAAGGACTACTCGCGCACGGTCATGCGCCCGGCCGGTGACTTTGCCGGGGATGAAACGGAAGCGGCCTTCGCCGAATTGGAGCGGGACGGGCTGAACGAACTCGCCGCAGAAGGCGTGGCCCCGGAACGAGTCGTTCACGAACGTTTTCTGGATATGCGATACAAGGGCCAATCCTTCGAGATCGTCGTTCCCTTCGGCCTGGACATGATCGAGGCATTTCAGGCCATGCACGAGCAGCGGTACGGCTACCGCAACCCGGACAAGCCCGTGGAGGTGGTCAATGTCCGGCTCCGCAGCCTGGGGCGTTCGGAACGCGAGCTGCCGAAACCCGGCGCGATGAGCGGAGAGGGGATATCGCCCGCAGCGCGTATCGGCGAACAGAGGGCGGTCTTTCACGGCGCGGAGCTGGACGCCGCCGTCCTCGACCGGACGAAGCTCAGACCAGGCAACAGATTCTCAGGCCCGGCCATCGTCACGGAATACACCTCAACCACCGTGATCCCGCCCGGCGTTGAGGCGCGCGTAGACCCGTGGGCCAACCTGATTCTGAACCTCGGCTGA
- a CDS encoding cache domain-containing protein, with the protein MSKDRSIGGAGLLGMVAVSWISILLIGGVWLYSMYADFKMEAARIREEHFQERRNLVRDEVEEVVEFVAGLRRSAADSLARDLNSRIRDVQTLAETLVRNAPKGVDAAEFRDTMVRLMAALDRDGVSSYAIRGDTVYLLSPFPKWVDREEALSRVSAELNDMDSGQRRLVLKAADGMNPYTLLVEVGTSETLGLRVVAGACLEMAEESVKAEALRRLSSVHYAKNGALFAGTLEGESLLGPARGRNMWHITDADGVKIVQELIAAAKQGGGFVAYVMPPLDGQRNEAKVSYVKMVPDWGWYIGTGAFVGDVERVIELKRKLLEQHILDRALLILSGMILLSLLALYFSRRLSRNIENNVASFTKVWERATSGRDEIDVDSLDYSEFKSLAEAANRMVGERQAVQEALSESVERFSSLVSNIPGIIYHSDFKDGWVNRFVSDTILDVTGYPAGDFVQGGGRTFQSIIHPEDREWVVRSMRERLGQGRTYMTDYRIIRRDGEVRWLSERGRILHDEHGEPVRRDGVIFDVTVRKHAEEEYYNYLHFLETLERIDRAMHTRTGTMDMLGATVEAILHAFGADRAWLVHPCDPNADSARVKVARAAAGYALDGLEGREIPSSEKMKDDFRALLNGRKALAFYSAEGKDMEDDLLKECGVRSQLMFAIRPRVGKPWVLGLHCCRDARVWTDDEIRLFTEVGRRLSDGLNATLIFDKLTESEGRFRTFSEQTMLGLCVLRDDRVIFANKAAADILETSVGELMGLPPAGFSRFLHPDDSKYVMAQARLKQAGAAGAVASYSWRAVTFTGRVKWVEIHSRTTTVDGKPADLVSLVDITSLKRAEEDLEAIIAERTSALASKAEELKRANAELTRLDDLKSSFLTTVSHAMRTPLTSVLGFATLVRRDLARTGKLADNESGLERAFHNLDVMEKEGRRLNLLVNQFMELADMEARGDLRTEKSYPVADAVSRAVADARAECGNRTNLSVGLEMEENLPELNVLPENLERVLGHLLSNACNFTRDGSIVVRVSSPDGSGLEVTVADTGKGIPEEELEAIFKPFHQVETGDTLVDESKGAGLGLSLCRMVVEKLGGRVWASSGRGGGAVFHVSLPGGGS; encoded by the coding sequence GTGAGCAAGGATAGGTCCATCGGGGGAGCCGGACTGTTGGGCATGGTGGCCGTTTCCTGGATATCCATCCTCTTGATCGGGGGCGTGTGGTTGTATTCCATGTACGCCGATTTCAAGATGGAGGCCGCCCGGATTCGCGAAGAGCATTTTCAGGAACGGCGGAATCTGGTTCGCGATGAGGTCGAGGAGGTCGTGGAATTCGTGGCCGGTCTCCGGCGTTCTGCGGCTGATTCCCTGGCTCGCGACCTTAATTCCAGGATACGCGATGTCCAGACGCTGGCCGAGACGCTGGTCCGGAATGCGCCCAAGGGTGTCGACGCTGCGGAATTCCGCGACACCATGGTGCGTCTCATGGCCGCTCTCGATCGCGACGGGGTCAGCTCCTATGCCATCCGCGGCGATACCGTCTATCTCCTTTCCCCCTTTCCCAAATGGGTCGATCGCGAGGAAGCCCTGTCCAGGGTGAGCGCGGAGCTCAATGACATGGACAGCGGCCAACGAAGGCTGGTGCTCAAGGCGGCCGACGGCATGAATCCCTACACCCTCCTTGTCGAGGTCGGCACGTCCGAAACCCTGGGGCTGCGGGTGGTGGCCGGAGCCTGTCTTGAAATGGCCGAGGAGTCGGTCAAGGCGGAGGCTCTTCGGCGTCTGTCCTCCGTACATTACGCCAAGAACGGCGCCCTGTTCGCCGGCACCTTGGAGGGCGAATCGCTGCTCGGCCCGGCGCGCGGACGGAACATGTGGCATATCACCGATGCCGACGGCGTGAAGATCGTCCAAGAGCTCATCGCCGCCGCAAAGCAGGGAGGCGGTTTTGTGGCCTACGTCATGCCGCCCCTGGACGGCCAGCGCAACGAGGCCAAGGTCAGCTACGTCAAGATGGTTCCCGATTGGGGCTGGTACATCGGTACCGGGGCCTTTGTCGGCGATGTCGAGCGGGTTATCGAACTCAAGCGCAAGCTGCTCGAACAGCATATCCTGGACCGCGCCCTGCTTATCCTGTCCGGCATGATTCTCCTCAGTTTGCTGGCGTTGTATTTCTCCCGACGACTGTCCCGGAACATCGAGAATAATGTCGCCTCCTTCACCAAGGTGTGGGAACGGGCGACATCGGGCCGCGACGAGATAGACGTCGATTCCCTGGACTACAGCGAGTTCAAATCGCTGGCCGAGGCCGCGAACCGCATGGTCGGCGAGCGACAGGCCGTTCAGGAGGCCCTGTCCGAGAGCGTGGAGCGGTTCAGTTCGTTGGTGTCGAACATTCCGGGCATCATCTATCACAGCGACTTTAAGGACGGCTGGGTCAACCGATTCGTCAGCGACACGATCCTTGACGTGACGGGCTACCCCGCCGGCGATTTCGTTCAGGGCGGCGGCCGGACGTTTCAATCCATCATTCATCCGGAAGATAGGGAGTGGGTGGTCCGGTCCATGCGCGAGCGGCTGGGACAAGGACGCACCTATATGACGGATTACCGGATTATCCGCCGTGACGGCGAGGTTCGGTGGCTTTCCGAGCGCGGTCGGATTCTCCATGACGAACACGGGGAGCCTGTCCGCAGGGACGGCGTGATCTTCGATGTGACCGTTCGTAAGCACGCAGAGGAGGAATACTACAACTATCTGCATTTCCTCGAAACTCTGGAGCGAATAGACCGGGCCATGCATACAAGGACCGGCACCATGGACATGCTCGGCGCTACGGTGGAGGCCATACTCCATGCCTTCGGGGCGGACCGCGCCTGGCTGGTGCATCCGTGCGATCCCAATGCCGACTCCGCCCGCGTCAAGGTTGCGCGGGCCGCGGCGGGGTATGCTCTCGATGGGCTGGAAGGCAGGGAAATCCCGTCGAGCGAAAAGATGAAGGATGATTTCCGGGCCCTTCTCAACGGCCGCAAGGCTTTGGCTTTTTATTCCGCCGAAGGGAAGGACATGGAGGACGATTTGCTGAAGGAGTGCGGCGTTCGTTCCCAGCTCATGTTCGCCATCCGTCCGAGGGTGGGCAAGCCGTGGGTTCTCGGGTTGCATTGCTGCCGCGACGCGCGGGTCTGGACCGACGATGAGATCAGGCTGTTCACGGAAGTGGGGCGGCGTCTGTCCGATGGGCTGAACGCGACCTTGATTTTCGACAAGCTGACCGAGAGCGAGGGGCGGTTCAGGACTTTTTCCGAGCAGACCATGCTTGGCCTGTGCGTTCTGCGGGACGACCGGGTCATTTTTGCCAACAAGGCCGCTGCGGACATCCTGGAGACCTCGGTGGGCGAGCTTATGGGCCTGCCTCCGGCCGGGTTCAGCCGGTTCCTGCATCCCGACGACAGCAAGTACGTAATGGCCCAGGCCCGTCTCAAACAGGCCGGGGCGGCCGGGGCGGTGGCGTCCTACTCCTGGCGGGCCGTGACGTTCACCGGACGGGTCAAGTGGGTGGAAATCCACTCCCGGACCACCACGGTCGACGGGAAACCCGCCGACCTTGTTTCCCTGGTGGACATCACTTCGCTCAAACGTGCCGAGGAGGACCTGGAGGCGATCATCGCGGAGCGTACCTCGGCCCTGGCCTCCAAGGCGGAGGAGTTGAAGCGGGCCAATGCGGAACTGACCCGCCTCGACGACCTCAAGTCGTCATTCCTGACCACCGTGTCCCACGCCATGCGTACGCCGCTGACCTCTGTGCTCGGCTTCGCCACCCTGGTCCGCAGGGACTTGGCCCGGACCGGGAAGCTCGCGGACAACGAGAGCGGGCTGGAACGGGCGTTCCACAATCTGGATGTCATGGAGAAGGAGGGCAGGCGTCTCAATCTGCTGGTCAATCAGTTCATGGAATTGGCCGATATGGAGGCGCGAGGCGATCTGCGCACCGAAAAGAGCTATCCCGTGGCCGACGCCGTGTCGCGGGCAGTGGCGGACGCGCGCGCCGAATGCGGAAACCGGACCAATCTGTCGGTTGGCCTGGAGATGGAGGAGAACCTGCCCGAGCTCAACGTGCTGCCGGAGAACCTTGAACGCGTGCTCGGCCATCTGTTGAGCAACGCCTGCAACTTTACCCGCGACGGGAGCATCGTCGTGCGCGTTTCCAGCCCGGACGGCAGCGGACTGGAAGTGACCGTGGCCGACACGGGCAAGGGGATTCCGGAAGAGGAGCTTGAAGCTATCTTCAAGCCGTTTCACCAGGTGGAGACCGGCGATACCTTGGTGGACGAGAGCAAGGGGGCGGGACTCGGCCTGTCTCTGTGCCGCATGGTCGTGGAAAAACTGGGCGGCCGCGTTTGGGCCAGTTCCGGCAGGGGCGGCGGGGCTGTTTTCCATGTTTCCCTGCCCGGCGGAGGAAGCTAG
- a CDS encoding DNA cytosine methyltransferase: MVTSHKTAIDLFSCGGGMSAGFSGRPEWEIVAAVDLEVAKPSGRSSGETGCNSIYEANHGVRPLSADLSTFPPETLREMTGLAKKELTCLISCAPCTDFSRANPTNHLSDRQRNTLVGRSGDFVEEFLPKTFVMENARELITGNHPQHWLGLKQRLTSLGYDVREEVHFLNRFGLPQVRERALIIASRIGSARALGDLWEGWEVSPDAVTVRTALTRLNNMAVELENDFEGAKYPNTGRKVSDRLAATPHDGGGWVDVARNDATRHLCTPKCLKKWEDQDLGSHPDIYGRMWWDRPAPTIKRECAHVGNGRYAHPELNRLLTVREMATLQGFPFGYRFPGRSVANKYRVIGDAVPPLIAWQVAACVEWMLDGRKPRREKWVMPGTTFQLADLKRVSVEVETESQVA, from the coding sequence TTGGTTACATCCCATAAAACTGCTATCGATCTGTTTTCATGTGGCGGTGGCATGAGTGCTGGATTTTCCGGACGACCGGAGTGGGAAATTGTAGCGGCAGTTGATTTGGAAGTCGCAAAGCCTTCTGGAAGGTCCTCGGGTGAGACTGGTTGTAATTCCATTTATGAAGCCAATCACGGGGTTCGTCCCCTTTCTGCAGATCTTTCTACGTTTCCCCCGGAAACTTTACGGGAGATGACAGGGTTGGCAAAGAAAGAGTTGACCTGCTTGATTTCTTGTGCCCCCTGTACAGATTTTTCGCGAGCGAATCCCACTAATCATTTGAGCGATCGTCAAAGAAATACCTTAGTTGGCCGTTCAGGAGATTTTGTGGAAGAGTTTTTACCGAAGACGTTCGTAATGGAAAATGCCCGAGAGTTGATTACGGGAAACCATCCACAGCATTGGTTGGGACTTAAGCAGCGTTTGACGTCTCTTGGATACGACGTACGCGAAGAGGTTCATTTCTTGAATCGTTTTGGACTGCCACAGGTCCGGGAGCGTGCTCTTATTATAGCATCTCGTATTGGTTCCGCAAGGGCCCTGGGAGATTTGTGGGAAGGTTGGGAAGTCTCTCCAGATGCTGTAACGGTTAGAACTGCCCTTACTCGGCTGAACAATATGGCTGTTGAACTGGAGAATGATTTCGAGGGTGCAAAGTATCCTAATACAGGCCGAAAGGTGTCAGACCGCCTTGCCGCAACACCTCATGATGGCGGCGGGTGGGTGGATGTCGCTAGGAATGATGCGACTAGACATTTATGCACACCTAAGTGCTTAAAGAAATGGGAGGACCAAGATTTAGGGTCACATCCCGATATTTATGGTCGTATGTGGTGGGACCGGCCTGCTCCTACAATCAAACGAGAGTGTGCACATGTTGGTAACGGGAGATACGCACATCCGGAGTTGAATCGGCTTTTGACTGTACGAGAAATGGCCACCTTGCAGGGCTTTCCTTTTGGATATCGTTTCCCAGGCCGTTCTGTTGCGAATAAGTATCGAGTGATTGGCGATGCTGTACCGCCGCTAATCGCATGGCAGGTCGCTGCTTGTGTCGAATGGATGTTAGATGGACGTAAACCTAGACGCGAGAAGTGGGTAATGCCAGGAACGACATTTCAACTAGCAGATTTAAAGCGTGTTTCGGTGGAGGTTGAAACTGAATCCCAAGTGGCTTAA
- a CDS encoding very short patch repair endonuclease, with product MDMLKPEARSQLMAKIKSKNTKPELVVRSLLHRMGFRFRLHRRDLPGTPDIVLPKYKTVIMVNGCFWHGHANCPKAKRPSSNTDFWYKKLDDNIARDRENVLKLEELGWRVMVIWECQVKDVFKLEARLASIEGLYG from the coding sequence ATGGATATGCTTAAACCAGAAGCCAGAAGTCAATTAATGGCAAAGATTAAAAGCAAAAACACTAAGCCTGAACTTGTAGTTCGTTCATTGCTGCATCGGATGGGGTTTCGTTTTCGTTTACATCGTCGCGACCTTCCAGGTACGCCGGATATTGTCCTTCCAAAGTATAAAACCGTCATTATGGTAAATGGTTGCTTTTGGCATGGGCATGCGAATTGTCCAAAGGCCAAGAGGCCTAGTTCAAATACAGATTTTTGGTATAAAAAACTTGATGACAATATCGCCAGAGATCGGGAAAACGTTCTGAAGTTAGAGGAATTAGGGTGGCGAGTGATGGTAATATGGGAATGTCAGGTTAAAGATGTTTTTAAGTTGGAGGCTCGGTTGGCATCCATCGAGGGCCTATACGGTTAA
- a CDS encoding DUF2958 domain-containing protein yields the protein MTSKAKGLIPMMPRLYETEDTPPAEKLIWAHFFLGDSHWYAAEFDGKDTFFGYAVLNGDMMNAEWGYFSLAELTELRVGPFVVCVEDGWRVREFKEVMSERHGGGWSG from the coding sequence ATGACGAGCAAGGCCAAAGGGCTGATCCCCATGATGCCCAGGCTGTACGAGACCGAGGACACGCCCCCCGCCGAGAAGCTGATCTGGGCGCACTTCTTCCTCGGGGACTCCCACTGGTACGCAGCCGAGTTCGACGGCAAGGACACGTTCTTCGGCTACGCGGTACTGAACGGCGACATGATGAACGCGGAGTGGGGATACTTCTCGCTGGCAGAGCTGACCGAACTGAGGGTGGGCCCGTTCGTGGTCTGCGTCGAGGACGGGTGGCGGGTGCGTGAGTTCAAGGAGGTCATGTCGGAACGGCACGGAGGGGGATGGAGTGGCTGA
- a CDS encoding MucR family transcriptional regulator: MDHMEKAVKIVEAQAGVRPMTADELCETIERLAERLKRIADGESEPPKQEPPCDPKRAIRDKSIVCLECGRTFKTLSKKHLESHGLTPDEYRAKWGYKKRAPLSCRDTAKARSERMKAMKIWTRTGKKDDAKPKPSKGAAKESAKDA, encoded by the coding sequence ATGGACCACATGGAGAAAGCCGTGAAGATCGTGGAGGCGCAGGCTGGAGTCAGGCCGATGACTGCTGACGAGCTGTGCGAGACCATTGAGAGGTTAGCGGAAAGGCTGAAAAGGATCGCCGATGGCGAGAGTGAGCCGCCCAAGCAGGAGCCCCCTTGTGATCCCAAGCGGGCGATCAGGGACAAGTCGATCGTCTGCCTGGAGTGCGGACGGACATTCAAGACCCTCTCGAAGAAGCACCTGGAGTCGCACGGGCTGACGCCGGACGAGTACCGGGCCAAGTGGGGCTACAAGAAGCGTGCCCCGCTTTCCTGCCGAGATACGGCTAAGGCACGGTCAGAGCGCATGAAGGCGATGAAGATCTGGACGCGGACCGGGAAGAAGGACGACGCCAAGCCCAAGCCTTCCAAGGGCGCGGCCAAAGAATCTGCCAAGGATGCCTAG
- a CDS encoding primase-helicase family protein encodes MNETSKEMIQKILNPSYDTEEITDDNVRPEGLKALLCMNEMYCQAMHDGAMMIMERTHDHRGAKEINAMKKRDLYDRHEADTILVKHMTQNGESWKPMPIAKYWCKWKHKNQKLKTVFSPRPLSKEMAKKFFNSYPGLSRRPKKGDWSRLKSHLREIWCNGDEELFESVMGWFAHLFQRPWEKPGVALIVTGGKGTGKSTILECVFKPILGSLYCKVCHRNHLTGNFNAHLASKLLVVNEEAFFHGDHEANEVVKSMITEELMGVEPKGVDIREVETFMRVVFISNNEHVVSASPDERRFLVLEISPDKAQDHAYFKALRHEINNGGIEAFLDDLLEWEIDMNKLRTPPRTEGLFKQMVNSFTPLQRWAYEGLLHIGDDHSSIKWNQRVKTADLYTHFKEWRENLKACEVRTRANRIADPGALTKEIRKLLEFDRTRIGNDRALFLPPREEARQMFEEKVNSKVVWDDFVLDKPAAAEVGGDIMDGFIQGEEAAFREERERKNLERFYKEKNQAYRSAGVNGGIVERAVQKETLLAVFQVPRFPAWNGNEPASFQMIEMPFWRG; translated from the coding sequence ATGAATGAAACATCAAAGGAAATGATCCAGAAAATCCTAAACCCCAGCTATGATACGGAGGAAATCACCGATGACAATGTCAGGCCTGAGGGGCTGAAAGCCCTCCTGTGCATGAACGAGATGTACTGCCAGGCCATGCACGACGGGGCCATGATGATTATGGAGCGCACCCACGACCATCGCGGAGCCAAAGAAATCAACGCGATGAAGAAGCGCGACTTGTACGACAGGCACGAGGCAGACACGATCCTGGTCAAGCACATGACCCAGAACGGCGAGTCATGGAAGCCGATGCCGATCGCCAAATACTGGTGCAAGTGGAAGCACAAGAACCAGAAACTCAAGACCGTATTCAGCCCCCGCCCCTTGTCCAAGGAAATGGCTAAGAAGTTCTTCAACTCGTACCCAGGCCTGTCCAGGAGGCCGAAGAAAGGCGACTGGTCCCGCTTGAAGTCCCACCTCCGCGAAATCTGGTGCAACGGCGACGAAGAACTGTTCGAATCTGTCATGGGCTGGTTTGCCCACCTCTTCCAGAGACCGTGGGAAAAGCCCGGCGTGGCCCTGATCGTCACTGGAGGCAAGGGCACTGGAAAATCCACAATTCTGGAGTGCGTTTTCAAGCCGATCCTCGGCAGCCTGTATTGCAAGGTGTGTCACCGAAACCACCTGACCGGCAATTTCAACGCCCACCTTGCCAGCAAGCTCCTGGTCGTGAACGAGGAAGCGTTCTTTCATGGCGACCACGAAGCCAATGAGGTCGTCAAATCGATGATCACTGAAGAACTGATGGGAGTCGAGCCGAAGGGCGTGGACATCCGAGAGGTAGAAACCTTTATGCGCGTCGTGTTCATCTCAAACAACGAGCACGTTGTCTCGGCGTCTCCCGACGAACGCCGCTTCCTGGTCTTGGAAATCTCGCCGGATAAGGCCCAGGATCACGCCTATTTCAAGGCCCTTCGGCATGAGATCAACAACGGCGGCATTGAAGCGTTCCTCGATGACCTGCTGGAGTGGGAAATCGACATGAACAAGCTCAGGACACCGCCGAGAACGGAAGGTCTGTTCAAGCAGATGGTCAACAGCTTCACCCCGCTCCAGCGCTGGGCATACGAAGGTCTGCTTCACATCGGCGACGATCACTCCTCCATCAAATGGAACCAGAGGGTCAAGACGGCTGATCTCTACACCCATTTCAAGGAGTGGCGAGAAAACCTGAAGGCCTGCGAAGTGCGCACCAGGGCGAACAGGATCGCTGATCCGGGAGCCTTAACCAAGGAAATTCGCAAGTTGCTCGAATTCGACCGAACCAGGATCGGTAACGACCGCGCACTGTTCCTTCCCCCGCGCGAAGAGGCGCGGCAGATGTTCGAGGAGAAGGTCAATTCCAAGGTTGTTTGGGATGATTTCGTGCTGGATAAACCCGCAGCCGCCGAAGTGGGAGGCGACATTATGGACGGCTTCATCCAAGGCGAAGAAGCGGCGTTCCGGGAAGAGCGCGAGAGAAAGAACCTGGAGCGTTTCTACAAGGAGAAGAACCAGGCATATCGAAGCGCCGGAGTGAACGGAGGCATCGTCGAACGAGCAGTCCAAAAAGAAACGCTGTTAGCCGTTTTCCAGGTGCCCCGCTTCCCCGCATGGAACGGCAATGAGCCTGCATCGTTTCAGATGATCGAAATGCCTTTCTGGAGAGGGTAG
- a CDS encoding site-specific integrase — protein MSPRNDNHPPKGSSITVEPIRSLDVISAIKGILHDKPRDLLLFVIATNNGIRCGDLLRLKVGDLRGKNIDDTIDIKESKTGKTNVLAVNDSVHAALTRFLASGSFSDDNYLFRSQKGDNRPLTIQSVNRMVKAWCREAGLDGNYGAHSLRKTFGYVQRVHFGVGFEVLCKRFNHASPAVTMRYLGISDTEVVSILKNSI, from the coding sequence ATGAGCCCTAGAAACGACAATCATCCCCCCAAGGGAAGTTCCATCACCGTCGAGCCCATCCGCTCCCTCGACGTTATCTCGGCCATCAAAGGCATACTCCACGACAAGCCGCGTGACCTTTTGCTCTTCGTGATTGCGACCAATAACGGCATCCGTTGTGGAGACCTCCTGCGGCTCAAGGTCGGAGACCTGCGCGGTAAGAACATCGACGACACCATCGACATCAAGGAGTCCAAGACGGGCAAGACCAACGTCCTTGCCGTCAACGATTCAGTCCACGCGGCACTGACGCGGTTCCTCGCGTCAGGCTCGTTCAGCGACGACAACTACCTGTTCCGATCACAGAAGGGAGACAACAGGCCTCTGACCATCCAGTCCGTCAACCGCATGGTCAAGGCGTGGTGCCGCGAGGCTGGCCTCGACGGCAACTACGGCGCTCACAGCCTGCGAAAGACGTTCGGCTACGTTCAGCGCGTCCATTTCGGCGTCGGCTTCGAGGTGCTGTGCAAGCGTTTCAACCACGCCTCGCCAGCCGTCACCATGCGCTACCTCGGCATCAGCGACACGGAGGTGGTCAGCATCCTGAAGAATTCCATCTAA
- a CDS encoding DNA-binding protein, which yields MSKPLRVERHFFNQREAAEYCGYSTAKFRQFAKDYDIPKCGPNKDRYRKVDLDSFMACPGDFFNPLRVRKAGFVPVEV from the coding sequence ATGAGCAAACCGCTTCGTGTCGAACGGCACTTCTTCAACCAACGCGAAGCAGCAGAATACTGCGGCTACAGCACGGCTAAATTCAGGCAGTTCGCCAAGGATTACGACATCCCGAAGTGCGGTCCGAACAAGGACAGGTACCGCAAGGTGGACCTGGATAGCTTCATGGCCTGCCCCGGCGACTTCTTCAATCCCCTGCGCGTCCGCAAGGCCGGGTTCGTCCCGGTGGAGGTGTAG